A window of Phaseolus vulgaris cultivar G19833 chromosome 4, P. vulgaris v2.0, whole genome shotgun sequence genomic DNA:
gctgtgaagagaatgGTGGAGCATCGGTACAGttctaaggtgaagccacggCAATTTCAAGTAGCTGACCTGGTCATGCGCAAGGCTCAGCCATATgagctagagaacaagttgtctcccaagtggaccgggccctttaGAATAACTGAGGCTAAGGGGAACGGTTAGTACAAGCT
This region includes:
- the LOC137838628 gene encoding uncharacterized protein, with translation METPLSLVYGSNAMIPVEIHESSPRFQSFVAEESNEERRVNLDLLDEDREEARIKAEAVKRMVEHRYSSKVKPRQFQVADLVMRKAQPYELENKLSPKWTGPFRITEAKGNG